The Gammaproteobacteria bacterium genome includes a region encoding these proteins:
- a CDS encoding peptidylprolyl isomerase, which produces MYSRGIIAVAAVSMSVLGCTQSNDATDAASTADPLGSATLQASDGTPVRESFFRYYATNVLQKSPEQLTDQEREAILESLANLEALADEAEERGLPNEEPIAVQLELQRLQVLARSMVNRFVEENPPSEEELQAEYQASASEFATTEHKARHILVESEDEAKAVIADLQGGADFAELAQERSTDPSADSNGGDLGWFTSDSMVAPFAAAVSAMEVGTFSSEPVETQFGWHVILLEDRRTSEPPGLDAVRAEITNRVTQRKVEEYLVSLRSVTNER; this is translated from the coding sequence ATGTACTCCAGAGGGATTATCGCCGTCGCTGCCGTTTCGATGTCGGTGCTCGGCTGCACGCAATCGAACGACGCGACAGACGCAGCATCTACGGCGGATCCCCTGGGGTCCGCGACTTTACAGGCCTCCGACGGTACACCGGTGCGCGAATCGTTCTTTCGCTATTACGCGACGAACGTGCTTCAGAAGTCTCCCGAGCAGCTCACCGATCAGGAGCGCGAAGCCATTCTGGAAAGTCTCGCCAACCTGGAGGCACTCGCGGACGAAGCGGAAGAACGCGGCCTGCCTAACGAAGAGCCGATTGCCGTACAGCTCGAGTTGCAGAGATTGCAGGTTCTAGCTCGATCGATGGTCAATCGGTTCGTTGAAGAGAATCCCCCGAGCGAAGAAGAGCTTCAAGCGGAGTATCAGGCGAGCGCCTCCGAGTTTGCGACGACCGAGCACAAAGCCCGCCATATTCTCGTCGAATCGGAGGACGAGGCGAAGGCTGTGATCGCAGACCTTCAGGGCGGCGCCGACTTCGCCGAGCTAGCTCAGGAGCGCTCCACCGATCCCTCGGCCGATTCGAACGGCGGCGATCTCGGTTGGTTCACCTCCGACTCGATGGTCGCGCCGTTTGCCGCCGCCGTCAGCGCAATGGAAGTGGGCACGTTCTCGTCTGAACCCGTCGAAACACAGTTCGGCTGGCACGTGATCCTCTTAGAGGACCGTCGCACCAGCGAACCACCCGGCCTCGACGCAGTCCGCGCTGAGATTACAAACCGAGTAACTCAGCGGAAGGTTGAGGAGTACCTAGTATCTTTGCGGTCAGTCACAAATGAACGTTAG
- a CDS encoding BolA family protein, which yields MNDSRVSAIRARLEAAFQPEELDVIDESRLHVGHPGAREGKGHFKVRIVSKRFAGTNPLTRHRMVYEALDDLMKTEIHALSLVAFAPSPAKKD from the coding sequence ATGAACGACAGCCGCGTCTCGGCGATCCGCGCCCGTCTCGAAGCCGCTTTCCAACCGGAAGAGCTGGACGTCATCGACGAAAGCCGGCTGCATGTGGGACATCCGGGTGCACGAGAAGGTAAAGGGCACTTCAAGGTGCGCATCGTATCCAAGCGCTTCGCGGGGACGAATCCTCTCACGCGCCATCGGATGGTGTACGAAGCGCTCGACGATCTCATGAAGACGGAAATTCATGCGCTGAGCCTGGTGGCTTTCGCGCCCTCCCCTGCCAAGAAAGACTGA
- a CDS encoding YciI family protein, whose protein sequence is MLYAIFGRDIESSSSKRAAARPRHLQYVEQLVDEGRMVFAGPHPAIDSPDPGPAGFTGSLIIAEFSSLEAARDWVSRDPYSVEGVFAAVEIQPVLQTLP, encoded by the coding sequence ATGCTCTACGCCATATTCGGCCGAGATATCGAGAGCAGCTCGTCAAAGCGGGCCGCTGCGCGCCCCCGCCATTTGCAGTACGTCGAGCAGCTCGTCGACGAGGGGCGAATGGTATTTGCCGGTCCGCACCCGGCCATCGATAGCCCGGATCCCGGGCCGGCCGGTTTCACCGGCAGCCTCATCATCGCCGAATTTTCGTCGCTCGAAGCGGCTCGAGACTGGGTGTCACGCGACCCCTACTCGGTCGAAGGCGTATTCGCAGCCGTTGAAATTCAGCCGGTACTGCAAACACTTCCATGA
- a CDS encoding septation protein A, with protein sequence MQLLIDFAPIVVFFVVYKLAGIYWATAAIILAMGVQMAIQWFRQRTISKMLLASSAIVAVLGGITLLLRDPIFIQWKPTIVNWLFAVALLGSEFIGEKNLIERVMGHAVRLDARMWRQLNMIWVANFVFLGAANLYVVYNFDEDTWVNFKLFGMLGLTLLTALGQGIWIAARTSGHGESQEEA encoded by the coding sequence ATGCAGCTACTGATTGATTTTGCTCCCATTGTCGTATTTTTCGTCGTTTACAAGCTCGCCGGCATCTACTGGGCGACTGCGGCGATCATTCTCGCGATGGGCGTCCAAATGGCGATTCAGTGGTTCCGGCAACGGACGATCAGCAAAATGCTGCTCGCCTCGAGCGCCATCGTTGCGGTGCTCGGCGGTATCACGCTGCTGCTGCGCGATCCGATATTCATTCAGTGGAAGCCCACCATAGTCAACTGGTTGTTCGCAGTTGCATTGCTCGGCAGCGAATTTATCGGCGAGAAGAACCTGATCGAGCGGGTGATGGGGCACGCAGTGCGGCTCGATGCCAGAATGTGGCGGCAGCTCAACATGATTTGGGTAGCAAACTTCGTCTTTCTCGGTGCCGCCAACCTCTACGTGGTGTACAACTTCGACGAAGACACGTGGGTGAATTTCAAGCTGTTCGGAATGCTCGGACTTACGCTCCTCACGGCTTTGGGGCAAGGGATCTGGATAGCCGCCCGAACTTCGGGTCACGGCGAAAGCCAAGAGGAGGCTTGA
- a CDS encoding L-threonylcarbamoyladenylate synthase produces the protein MSQFFKIHPVNPQRRLLERAAEILREGGVIVYPTDSSYALGCRLADKAAVDRIRRIRAADLDHEFTLVCRDLSEISNYARVDNRAYRMLRALTPGPYTFILRATHEAPRRLRDPKKRSIGIRVPDHKIVSALLDVLGEPITSSTLLLPGDALPVSDAEAVRGRLERQVDAIIDGGTCGLEPTTVLDLTDGNVTVVRQGKGDASAFLS, from the coding sequence GTGAGCCAGTTCTTCAAGATCCATCCCGTAAATCCCCAGCGCAGGCTGCTGGAGCGGGCCGCGGAGATTCTGCGCGAAGGCGGCGTCATCGTCTATCCGACCGACTCGAGTTACGCGCTCGGGTGCCGGCTCGCCGACAAGGCGGCGGTCGACCGAATCCGCCGCATTCGGGCTGCCGACTTGGACCACGAGTTCACGCTCGTGTGCCGGGATCTCTCCGAGATCTCCAACTATGCACGCGTCGACAACCGTGCTTACCGGATGCTTCGGGCGCTTACGCCGGGGCCCTACACGTTCATTCTGCGCGCCACGCATGAGGCGCCGAGGCGGCTTCGGGACCCGAAAAAGCGCTCGATCGGAATTCGCGTGCCTGACCACAAGATCGTGTCCGCGCTTCTCGACGTGCTCGGCGAGCCGATTACGAGCTCGACTCTGCTTCTGCCTGGCGACGCGCTGCCCGTTTCCGATGCGGAAGCCGTGCGCGGCCGCCTGGAGCGGCAAGTCGATGCGATCATCGACGGCGGAACCTGTGGCCTGGAGCCGACAACGGTCCTCGATCTGACCGATGGCAACGTCACCGTGGTACGGCAGGGGAAGGGAGACGCCTCCGCCTTCCTGTCCTGA
- a CDS encoding site-2 protease family protein has product MPPIDIASVLYDLSVAAVPILFAITLHEVAHGWIAKLFGDPTAQFAGRLTLNPLKHVDPIGTVVLPIVLLFLGGPIFGWAKPVPVSFANLRNPRRDMILVAAAGPGSNLLMALGWALLAAVQLSVLQIGGAIGDWIVDACTVGILINVILAVFNMLPIPPLDGGRVLAGLLPPSGARVLNQIEPFGILIVLVLLMTVLWQVIEPAILFFNDFFVSIAGIYGN; this is encoded by the coding sequence ATGCCCCCGATAGACATCGCCTCGGTCCTGTACGACCTCTCGGTCGCAGCCGTGCCAATTCTTTTTGCTATCACGCTGCACGAGGTCGCACACGGGTGGATCGCGAAGCTATTCGGGGATCCCACCGCGCAATTTGCCGGCCGCCTCACACTGAACCCCCTGAAGCACGTAGATCCGATCGGCACCGTCGTTCTGCCGATCGTGCTCCTCTTCCTCGGCGGCCCGATTTTCGGTTGGGCCAAACCCGTGCCGGTCTCGTTCGCGAATCTCCGCAATCCTCGGCGCGACATGATTCTCGTCGCCGCAGCGGGTCCGGGCTCGAACCTGCTGATGGCGCTCGGGTGGGCTCTTTTGGCGGCCGTCCAACTCTCGGTCCTGCAGATCGGCGGCGCGATCGGCGACTGGATCGTCGATGCGTGCACCGTGGGTATCCTGATCAACGTGATCCTGGCGGTCTTCAACATGCTGCCGATCCCGCCGCTCGACGGCGGGCGCGTGCTCGCGGGCCTGTTGCCGCCGAGCGGTGCTCGGGTGCTCAATCAGATCGAGCCGTTCGGCATTCTCATCGTGCTCGTGCTCCTCATGACGGTGCTGTGGCAGGTCATCGAGCCGGCGATCCTGTTTTTCAACGACTTCTTCGTCTCCATCGCGGGGATATACGGAAATTGA
- a CDS encoding segregation/condensation protein A, with amino-acid sequence MPFAIVEGEPITQLPRDLYIPPYALEVFLEAFEGPLDLLLYLIRRQNLDILDIPIAEISRQYVEYIELMKEMQFELVGEYLVMAATLAEIKSRMLLPRAESQEEEEEDPRAELVRRLQEYERFKKAAEDLDSLERLERDVIQASGEVVERRVVTKLPDVTLKEMLIAFKEVLDRSNMFAHHHVQREALSVRERMSAVLLAVQSERYVDFVKLFDPLEGRMGVTVTFLALLELLKSSLIDVVQTEPYGPIRVRSAQSRPEAVRPDNATEQA; translated from the coding sequence ATGCCGTTCGCCATCGTAGAGGGCGAGCCGATCACTCAGCTGCCGAGAGATCTCTACATCCCGCCATACGCGCTCGAGGTCTTCCTCGAAGCCTTCGAGGGTCCCCTCGATCTGCTTCTTTACCTGATCCGACGGCAGAATCTCGACATCCTCGATATCCCGATCGCCGAGATCTCGCGGCAGTACGTCGAGTACATCGAGCTGATGAAGGAGATGCAATTCGAGCTCGTCGGCGAATATCTGGTCATGGCCGCGACGCTCGCCGAGATCAAGTCGCGCATGCTGCTGCCGCGCGCGGAGTCGCAGGAAGAAGAGGAAGAGGATCCGCGCGCGGAGCTCGTTCGTCGCCTTCAGGAATACGAACGATTCAAGAAGGCCGCCGAAGATTTGGATTCGCTCGAGCGGCTCGAGCGCGACGTCATACAGGCATCGGGCGAGGTCGTCGAGCGGCGCGTCGTCACGAAACTTCCGGACGTCACCCTAAAAGAGATGTTGATCGCCTTCAAAGAGGTGCTGGACCGCTCGAACATGTTCGCTCACCATCACGTGCAGCGCGAAGCGCTCTCGGTGCGCGAGCGGATGTCGGCCGTGCTGCTTGCCGTGCAGAGCGAGCGCTACGTCGACTTCGTCAAGCTCTTCGACCCGCTGGAGGGACGCATGGGGGTCACGGTTACTTTTCTCGCGCTTCTGGAGTTGCTCAAGAGTTCTCTCATCGACGTCGTTCAAACAGAGCCGTACGGGCCGATCCGCGTGCGCAGTGCTCAGTCCCGCCCCGAGGCCGTCCGGCCCGACAACGCGACCGAGCAGGCCTGA
- the scpB gene encoding SMC-Scp complex subunit ScpB, giving the protein MDETQVKHVLEAALLAAGRPLSLDTLASLFATKASELDKTMLKAALDALAEDYRERGIELKEVASGYRIQIRRSMSDWLTPLWEERAPRYTRALLETLALVAYRQPITRAEIEEVRGVAVSTNIIRTLMERNWIRVVGHRDVPGKPAMFGTTKEFLDYFGLRKLEDLPPLADIKDGLPELSPQSDLIDALVVTEEGGTAEVDADAHGPTAAAASEASGQAAEQRPAEATTGSEQTEAAAESAPIEASAAPEPTEADAESEPTEAHAESEPTEANAEPEPIEAEALSELIEAAERPAEEPEPAATALEALSEPDDEAPSLRLRDAAEPFASDESEGDESADDDEELTKVEAR; this is encoded by the coding sequence ATGGACGAGACCCAGGTCAAGCACGTGCTCGAGGCTGCGCTGTTGGCAGCCGGTCGTCCGCTTTCGCTGGATACGCTCGCCTCGCTCTTCGCGACGAAAGCGTCCGAGCTCGACAAGACCATGCTGAAGGCTGCGCTCGATGCCCTCGCGGAGGATTACCGGGAAAGGGGGATCGAGCTGAAAGAGGTCGCGAGCGGTTACCGCATCCAGATCCGGCGCTCGATGAGCGACTGGCTCACGCCCCTTTGGGAGGAACGAGCGCCTCGGTACACCCGTGCCCTGCTCGAGACGCTTGCGCTGGTCGCGTATCGCCAGCCGATCACCCGAGCCGAGATCGAGGAAGTGCGCGGCGTCGCCGTGAGCACGAACATCATCCGTACATTGATGGAGAGAAACTGGATTCGTGTCGTGGGACACCGTGACGTTCCCGGCAAGCCCGCGATGTTCGGGACGACGAAGGAGTTCCTCGACTACTTTGGGCTGCGCAAGCTCGAAGACCTGCCTCCGCTCGCCGATATCAAGGACGGGCTTCCGGAGCTCAGCCCTCAAAGCGATCTCATCGACGCCCTCGTCGTGACCGAAGAAGGGGGAACGGCAGAAGTCGACGCCGACGCGCACGGCCCAACGGCGGCCGCCGCCTCGGAGGCGTCCGGACAGGCTGCGGAGCAGCGGCCAGCCGAAGCGACGACAGGATCTGAGCAGACAGAAGCGGCAGCAGAGTCGGCGCCGATCGAGGCGTCGGCAGCGCCCGAGCCGACCGAAGCGGACGCAGAGTCGGAGCCGACCGAAGCGCACGCGGAGTCGGAGCCGACCGAAGCAAACGCGGAGCCGGAGCCGATCGAAGCCGAGGCATTGTCCGAGTTGATCGAAGCAGCCGAGCGACCGGCGGAGGAGCCCGAGCCGGCGGCGACGGCTCTCGAAGCGCTCTCCGAGCCCGACGACGAAGCCCCGTCGCTTCGCCTTCGGGATGCCGCCGAGCCTTTTGCGAGCGACGAGAGCGAGGGCGACGAGAGCGCGGACGACGACGAGGAGCTGACCAAGGTCGAAGCGCGTTGA
- a CDS encoding pseudouridine synthase, producing MAERIQKVLADAGVASRRVIERWIAEGRVAVDGRVAKPGDRLEGTERVVVNGRLVRLKPAAGRHAHLAYYKPAGEVTTTADPERRAKVFDRLPRAPRGRWISVGRLDLNTSGLLLFTTDGELAHRLMHPRYEITREYAVRVLGSPDEAQLHRLRRGVVLDDGLAAFDSIEPRGGSGRNTWLHVVLKEGRKREVRRMFDAVGLPVSRLIRVRYGPVRLGRMTRGGIRPLTQAEAGALYAAVDLPPPRAGGE from the coding sequence GTGGCCGAAAGAATTCAAAAGGTGCTGGCCGACGCGGGCGTCGCGTCGCGCCGCGTGATCGAGCGCTGGATTGCCGAAGGGCGCGTTGCGGTCGACGGCCGGGTCGCGAAGCCGGGCGACCGCCTCGAAGGCACCGAGCGGGTCGTCGTCAACGGTCGGCTCGTCCGCTTGAAGCCCGCCGCCGGGCGGCATGCGCACCTGGCCTACTACAAGCCGGCCGGTGAGGTCACGACGACGGCCGACCCGGAGCGCCGCGCGAAGGTCTTCGACCGCCTGCCGCGCGCGCCGCGCGGCCGCTGGATCAGCGTCGGCCGCTTGGACCTCAACACGTCGGGCCTTCTGCTGTTCACCACCGACGGCGAGCTTGCGCATCGTCTGATGCATCCGCGCTACGAGATCACGAGGGAATACGCCGTACGCGTGCTCGGCTCGCCGGACGAAGCGCAACTGCACCGCTTGCGCCGCGGCGTCGTGCTCGACGACGGCCTCGCGGCATTCGACAGCATCGAGCCGCGAGGCGGGAGCGGCCGGAACACATGGCTGCACGTCGTGCTGAAGGAAGGCCGGAAACGCGAAGTGCGGCGCATGTTCGACGCGGTGGGTTTGCCGGTGAGCCGGCTGATTCGCGTGCGCTACGGCCCGGTGCGCCTCGGCCGCATGACGCGCGGCGGGATACGCCCTTTGACGCAGGCCGAGGCCGGCGCGCTTTACGCCGCCGTCGACCTGCCGCCGCCTCGCGCCGGCGGCGAATGA
- a CDS encoding YciK family oxidoreductase — protein MDPWSYSPRAGLLEGRVILITGTTRGIGRALALAAARHGATVLLHGRNRPALEQLHDEVAKIGPTPAIAQLDLERAQGPEYQHLTSEIESSFGRLDGLVHNAAILGDRSPIEHHDIGVWQRVMHVNVNTVFILTRCLLPLLKQSPDASLIFTTSGVGRKGRAYWGAYSASKFAVEGLAQILADELDKTSIRVNCINPGATRTQMRARAYPAEDPETVKPPEEVVGPYLYLLGPDSRGVSGQRLDPAG, from the coding sequence ATGGATCCCTGGAGCTACTCGCCGCGCGCCGGCCTGCTCGAAGGCCGCGTCATTCTGATCACCGGCACGACGCGGGGGATTGGCCGCGCGCTCGCACTCGCCGCCGCGCGGCACGGCGCGACGGTGCTGCTCCATGGGCGCAATCGGCCTGCGCTCGAGCAACTCCATGACGAGGTCGCGAAGATCGGGCCGACGCCGGCGATCGCGCAACTCGACCTCGAGCGCGCGCAAGGGCCCGAGTACCAGCATCTGACCTCCGAGATCGAATCGAGCTTCGGACGGCTCGACGGTCTCGTGCACAATGCCGCGATTCTCGGCGACCGCAGCCCCATCGAGCACCACGACATCGGCGTATGGCAGCGCGTGATGCACGTGAACGTGAATACCGTCTTCATCCTTACGCGCTGCCTGTTGCCGCTGCTTAAGCAATCGCCGGATGCGTCGCTGATCTTCACGACGAGCGGCGTGGGCCGAAAGGGGCGGGCCTACTGGGGCGCGTATTCGGCGTCCAAATTCGCGGTGGAAGGGCTTGCGCAAATCCTCGCGGACGAGCTCGACAAGACGTCGATTCGCGTCAACTGCATCAACCCGGGTGCCACTCGAACGCAGATGCGCGCCCGCGCCTATCCGGCCGAGGACCCCGAGACGGTCAAGCCGCCGGAAGAGGTCGTCGGCCCGTATCTTTATCTGCTCGGCCCGGACAGTCGCGGCGTCTCCGGGCAGCGGCTCGATCCGGCAGGCTGA
- a CDS encoding DNA recombination protein RmuC, giving the protein MTLPDTVSFGLFLLGAGSCLLVGALAGLAIGHVGRVRLKAALQVRTAELQARASAEAEREAALALASERLSATFGELASQQFRSHADTFLKLARESMGVHHERAKGDLAAREQAIENLVRPIREALQRTDVQLQELEKSRRESQAVLQAQLEAITASQRELSVETRNLVSALRRPEVRGQWGEITLRRLVELAGMVEHCDFVSQSHRATADGAIRPDMVIHLPEGRQLVVDVKTPLDAYLDAIQSEDEAAKRAAFARHAATLAERVRELSAKAYWTQFEKSPEFVILFIPGDQFLSAALSQRPALLDEALRQNIILATPTSLVALLKAVAYGWQQVTLTENAAEIRRIGTQLYERLNSFAGHLLQVGKSLGDSVKAYNRGIGSLERLVLPGARRFTELGVTPRQELPTLSPIEESPREGAAVVEASNAECADAADMGRDSDDAEVADRLAVSTARE; this is encoded by the coding sequence ATGACGCTGCCTGATACCGTCTCGTTCGGGCTGTTTCTGCTCGGCGCGGGCTCCTGCCTTCTCGTCGGTGCGCTCGCGGGGCTCGCGATCGGGCACGTCGGCCGCGTGCGGCTAAAGGCCGCCCTCCAGGTACGGACGGCGGAGCTTCAAGCGCGGGCGAGCGCCGAGGCGGAGCGGGAGGCGGCGCTCGCGCTCGCGAGCGAGCGTCTGAGCGCGACCTTCGGCGAGCTCGCGAGCCAGCAGTTCCGGTCGCATGCCGACACGTTCCTGAAGCTTGCCCGTGAAAGCATGGGCGTGCACCACGAGCGAGCGAAAGGAGATTTGGCCGCGCGCGAGCAGGCCATCGAGAACCTCGTGCGGCCGATACGCGAGGCGCTGCAGCGCACGGACGTTCAGCTTCAAGAGCTCGAGAAGTCGCGCCGCGAATCGCAGGCCGTGTTGCAGGCGCAGCTCGAGGCGATCACGGCGAGCCAACGCGAGCTGAGCGTCGAGACGCGGAACCTCGTGAGCGCGCTGCGGCGCCCCGAGGTTCGCGGCCAATGGGGCGAGATCACGCTGCGCCGTCTAGTGGAGCTCGCGGGAATGGTCGAGCATTGCGACTTCGTGAGCCAGAGTCACCGGGCGACGGCGGACGGCGCGATCCGCCCGGACATGGTGATCCATCTCCCCGAAGGGCGGCAGCTCGTCGTCGACGTGAAGACGCCCCTCGATGCCTATCTCGATGCGATTCAATCGGAGGACGAGGCGGCGAAGCGCGCCGCATTCGCGCGCCACGCAGCGACGCTAGCCGAGCGGGTACGAGAGCTGAGCGCGAAGGCCTACTGGACTCAGTTCGAAAAGAGCCCCGAGTTCGTCATCCTGTTCATTCCCGGCGATCAGTTTCTGAGCGCCGCTCTGTCGCAGCGCCCTGCGCTTCTGGACGAGGCGCTGCGGCAAAACATCATTCTCGCGACGCCGACGAGCTTGGTCGCGCTGCTCAAGGCCGTGGCCTATGGCTGGCAGCAGGTCACGCTCACGGAGAACGCCGCGGAGATCCGCCGCATCGGGACGCAGCTCTACGAGCGATTGAACTCGTTCGCAGGTCACCTTCTCCAGGTCGGCAAGTCGCTCGGCGACAGCGTCAAGGCCTATAACCGCGGCATCGGTTCGCTCGAGCGGTTGGTCCTGCCTGGGGCGCGCCGCTTCACGGAACTCGGCGTTACGCCGCGGCAGGAGTTGCCTACGCTGTCGCCGATAGAGGAATCTCCGCGCGAGGGCGCCGCCGTCGTCGAGGCGAGCAATGCAGAGTGCGCCGACGCGGCCGACATGGGGCGCGACTCGGACGACGCCGAGGTTGCGGACCGCCTTGCGGTCTCCACCGCACGCGAATAG
- a CDS encoding HAD-IA family hydrolase: protein MSVDAVLFDLDGTLVDTAPDLVAVLNRLLAEAGKPPVPYAVARNEVSNGALGLIRLGFGAETSPAAIEQLRARFLEIYSGAVCAKSRLFLSLEKLVNLGSPKRWGIVTNKPHEMTVPLLERLGVAERFGSVVSGDRLPQKKPDPAPLLLAAEELGASPSRCVYVGDAPRDIEAGRAAGMATIAAAYGYIRPGNDVRAWSADLLVRHPSGLAAAIDTLARRKADDAA from the coding sequence ATGAGCGTCGACGCGGTACTCTTCGACCTCGACGGCACGCTCGTCGACACCGCTCCGGATCTCGTTGCGGTGCTGAATCGGCTGCTCGCGGAAGCGGGGAAGCCGCCCGTTCCCTATGCCGTCGCGCGCAACGAGGTCTCGAACGGCGCGCTCGGGCTGATCCGTCTCGGTTTCGGTGCCGAGACGTCTCCGGCCGCCATCGAGCAGCTGCGCGCCAGGTTCCTCGAGATCTACTCGGGCGCGGTATGCGCAAAATCTCGGTTATTCCTATCGTTAGAGAAACTTGTTAATCTTGGATCTCCTAAAAGATGGGGGATCGTGACGAACAAACCTCACGAGATGACAGTCCCGTTGCTCGAGCGTCTCGGGGTCGCGGAGCGATTCGGCTCGGTGGTGAGCGGCGACCGGCTTCCACAGAAGAAGCCGGACCCCGCGCCGCTGTTGCTCGCGGCCGAAGAGCTCGGCGCGTCGCCCTCACGATGCGTCTACGTCGGAGACGCGCCGCGCGACATCGAGGCCGGGCGCGCCGCGGGCATGGCGACGATCGCGGCCGCATACGGCTACATTCGTCCCGGCAACGACGTGCGCGCCTGGAGCGCGGACCTCCTCGTCCGCCACCCGAGCGGACTTGCGGCGGCGATCGACACGTTGGCTCGCCGGAAGGCCGATGACGCTGCCTGA
- the ubiG gene encoding bifunctional 2-polyprenyl-6-hydroxyphenol methylase/3-demethylubiquinol 3-O-methyltransferase UbiG, with product MSTTTGAAGSADPAELEKFSALSADWWDPDGPFATLHRINALRLDYVRRRVALESAQVLDVGCGGGIFSEALAAEGANVTGIDMAPACIDIARSHAALSGLSIDYQCTDVASVAKAREGEFDAVTCFELLEHVPHPEDVVAACAAAVKPGGAVFFSTINRNVKSFLFAIVGAEHVLRIVPRGTHEYLKLIRPSELAAWCRRSGLALEELTGLHFNPLLDRYSLGGNVDVNYFAHTRKAAT from the coding sequence ATGAGCACGACGACGGGCGCAGCGGGCAGCGCCGATCCTGCGGAGCTCGAAAAATTCTCCGCGCTGTCCGCGGACTGGTGGGACCCCGACGGTCCTTTCGCGACGCTGCACCGGATCAACGCGCTGCGGCTCGATTATGTGCGCCGCCGCGTCGCGCTCGAGTCAGCCCAGGTCCTCGACGTCGGGTGCGGAGGCGGCATTTTCAGCGAGGCTCTCGCGGCCGAAGGCGCGAACGTCACGGGTATCGACATGGCGCCCGCGTGCATCGACATCGCCCGCTCGCACGCGGCGCTGAGCGGCCTCTCCATCGACTACCAATGCACCGACGTCGCCTCGGTCGCGAAGGCCCGCGAGGGCGAGTTCGACGCGGTCACCTGTTTCGAGCTTCTCGAGCACGTGCCGCATCCGGAAGACGTGGTCGCCGCGTGCGCGGCCGCGGTCAAGCCGGGCGGGGCGGTGTTCTTCTCCACGATCAACCGCAACGTCAAGAGCTTCCTGTTCGCGATCGTCGGAGCAGAGCACGTCCTCCGCATCGTGCCCCGCGGCACGCACGAATATCTGAAGCTGATCCGGCCTTCGGAGCTTGCCGCATGGTGCAGGCGAAGCGGTCTCGCCCTCGAGGAGCTGACCGGCTTGCATTTCAATCCCCTGCTCGACCGCTACTCATTGGGCGGCAACGTCGACGTCAATTATTTCGCCCATACGCGCAAAGCCGCGACATGA